A genomic window from Quercus lobata isolate SW786 chromosome 10, ValleyOak3.0 Primary Assembly, whole genome shotgun sequence includes:
- the LOC115965298 gene encoding rac-like GTP-binding protein 3, with amino-acid sequence MASSASRFIKCVTVGDGAVGKTCMLICYTSNKFPTDYIPTVFDNFSANVVVEGTTVNLGLWDTAGQEDYNRLRPLSYRGGDVFVLAFSLVSRASYENVLKKWIPELQHYAPGIPVVLVGTKLDLREDKHYLADHPGMVPVTTAQGEELRKQIGAAYYIECSSKTQQNVKAVFDAAIKVVIKPPQKQKEKKKKPRRGCLLNVFRGSSFVCLK; translated from the exons ATGGCTTCAAGTGCTTCAAGGTTCATCAAGTGTGTGACAGTTGGAGATGGGGCTGTTGGGAAGACCTGCATGCTTATTTGCTATACAAGTAACAAATTCCCCACT GATTATATACCCACAGTGTTTGATAACTTCAGTGCAAATGTGGTGGTTGAAGGCACCACTGTTAACTTAGGACTCTGGGACACAGCTG GGCAAGAGGATTACAATAGATTAAGGCCATTGAGCTACAGAGGGGGAGATGTCTTTGTCTTAGCTTTCTCACTAGTTAGTCGTGCAAGCTACGAAAACGTACTTAAAAAG TGGATCCCTGAACTTCAGCATTATGCCCCTGGCATTCCCGTGGTTCTGGTTGGCACCAAATTGG ATCTTCGTGAGGATAAGCACTATTTGGCTGATCATCCAGGAATGGTGCCTGTGACGACTGCACAG GGTGAGGAACTCCGTAAACAGATTGGTGCTGCATATTATATAGAATGCAGCTCAAAAACTCAGCAG AATGTGAAAGCAGTTTTTGATGCTGCAATCAAGGTGGTTATCAAACCACCACAGaagcaaaaagagaagaagaaaaagccaCGTCGTGGATGCCTATT AAATGTTTTTCGTGGGAGCAGTTTCGTGTGTCTCAAATGA